CCGCGCTCTCGTCGTGGATCTTCTCCACATGCTCGTGAAGACAGTGCTGAATACGATCCGTGCCGGTGAACACTACGGTGAACAGATCCCACGGCCGTGACTCCAGGAGCTTCACACACAACTCCGCGCGGGCGCGTGTCATCTCCTTCTGGTCTCGCACCAGGTCGATCCCGCGATCCTGATAGTCCTGCCAGAGCAGGTCGATCTGATAATCCGGCTGAATGAGCTTCAGTTCCGCTTCAAACTCCTTCGGCCATGTGAATCCGACGCCGTCGGGCGTCAGCATTCCCGCCACGAGAACACCATTCATCCGTCGCAGAGGATAGGTAAGCGGAACATTGACGACGATGCAGTCCGCACCCCGGTCTCCCGCGATCTCCCACAGGAGTGGCGACTCGATGCTGCCGCTGTTGACCACCTTCCGCGCGTACTCGCCGGTGGAGGGAGCGGAGAAGCCGACGATTCCGTGACTTCCGGGCTGTTCACCCGTCATGAAGGAGGTCCATGCGGGAGCGGTGACCGGAGGGTAGGTGGACTGAAGAATGCCCATTCGACCGCGGGCGGCCAGCCGTGCGAAGTTGGGCGTCAGACCTGCATCCATCCACTTCCGGTAGTAGCCGGGGTCGGCCCCGTCCACTCCCAGAATGACCACCTTGCGACTCGTTGCCATTCTCATCTCCGGATCCGGTTCACGAACGCGGGATCCTACCATGCCTCCCGGAAAGCGTCACCAGCCGGAGCGTCTCCAACACGGCTGCCGGGCTATACGCCCGGGGCTATCTCGTCCAGAGCATCCTCCCGAATCCGCACCTCGATCTCCTTTCGCCGATCGTCCAGCCACTCCCGGACCAACGCTGGAGATCGGCTGCCAATGATCTGATCCAGCAGGATGTCGAAAGCCTCGTCCGAAGTCTTCTGCGTTTCGGGGATCACTCCCACGCCCTGCGAGAGTATCCACACACCATCGATCTCAACCGGCCCGATAAACCCTCCCGACCCGTCACCGAAGACCGCCGCACTCAACCCCGCCTCTCGTGCGGAGGCCCGCGTGTGGCGCAGAATCCCGTAGGAGGATGCGGACTGCGCCTCCCCGGAGAGGAACCGCCCCAACTCCTCCAGCAGGCCCCCGTTCGAGGCCGCGGATCGATAAGCCCGGTCTGCGCGCTCTCTGGTCGGGAACTTCAT
The DNA window shown above is from Gemmatimonadota bacterium and carries:
- a CDS encoding peptidylprolyl isomerase, yielding VLREGEESHVLARFADGAVWTVGDYVASLGTNAFTLRLRPGPLTEEVPRMLRSQVFGQLLLREARRRGLREERWAGRECQRLREERLVQLAVRRITEESPVDSTRARELAADLAAAQPGVFRAQEEALVLQMKFPTRERADRAYRSAASNGGLLEELGRFLSGEAQSASSYGILRHTRASAREAGLSAAVFGDGSGGFIGPVEIDGVWILSQGVGVIPETQKTSDEAFDILLDQIIGSRSPALVREWLDDRRKEIEVRIREDALDEIAPGV